The DNA sequence CCGAGTTCGACGACGGCGACCACCTTCGCGACTTCGGAAACCCCGAGCGCGAGCGCAGTATCGCGGTGAACGGGTCGGTACTCTGCGACCTGTCCCACCGCGGACTGCTCGAGGTGCGGGGGCAGGATGCCCGGGATTTCCTTCAGAGCCAGTTCGGCAACGATGTACGCGAAGTGACCGGGACGCGCTCGCAGCTGTCGAGTTATTCGAACCCGAAGGGGCGCGCCTATGCCGTGATGCGGGTATTGCTGGACCGCGACGCGTACCTGCTCGAGACGAGCGCAGAACGGGCCGAGGCGGTGCGCAAGCGGCTGACGATGTTCGTGATGCGGGCCCAGGTGGTGATCGAGAATGCCGAGGACACGCGAATCCGCTTCGGCCTCTCCGGCCCGAATGCGGAGGAGCAGCTGCAGCAGACGCTCGGCGCCTTTCCGGTCGAGGTCAACGACGTGCTCACCCGGGGCGAGGTCTCGGCGGTCCGGGTTCCGTGCATGATGCATCCTCGCTTCGAGATCTTTGGCGAGATCGATGCCTGCAAGCCGCTGTGGAACGACCTCAACGTACACTGTGCGCCGGTCGGACCCGAGAGCTGGCGTCTGCTCGACATTCTGGCCGGGCTGCCCGAGATCTATCCGGAAACCAGCGAGGCCTTCGTGCCGCAGATGATCAACCTGCACGCGCTGAACGGCATCAGTTTCAAGAAGGGCTGCTACCCGGGACAGGAGGTCGTGGCCCGCATGCATTACCTCGGCAAGCTGAAACGGCGCATGTTCCGGCTCGCGATCGAGGGCCAGGATCGGCCGCAGCCGGGCAGCCCGGTGTTTCGTGCCGGCGGCGATCCGGCTCAGCCCGACGGCACGATCGTCGACGCGGTGCTGCACCCCGACGGGCTCTGGGCCGCGCTGGCGGTACTGCAGACTCCGGCCGCCGAGCAGCCGCTGTGCTGGGGCAACCCGACCGGGCCGGCCGCCCATGTGATTCCCCTGCCCTATCCCGTACCCGAAGGGGCCTGAACGATGCGCTTCCTGTTCTTCTTCGCAGTCCTGATCGTGCTGGTGCTGTGGGCGGCCTTTTTCAGCCGCCCCGACAACCGCCGGCTCTCCAACACGCTGTACGCGATTGCCGGCGTGCTCGCGCTGCTGTTCGTGATCGGCTACCTGCGGCTGGACGGATACTTCTGACCGCCGCCGATCCACTTCCGCGGCACCCGGCACTACGGCCCCCCGGGTTGCCACGCGCCGGACTGCTGCCACCCATTGTCATCCAATCGGCGGCAGGCCAGACTTCGGGCCCATGCCACCGACGAACGAGAACGACTTCATGACACCGAGTTCAGTCCACGATATTCGCAACGTCGCGCTGCTGGGCCATACCGGCAGCGGCAAGACCAGCCTGCTGGAGGCCCTGCTCGCCGCCGCCGGGGCGATCCAGAACTCGGGCACGGTCGAGCGTGGCGATACCCTGAGCGACCAGGATCCGCTGGAGAAGTCGATCGGGCACTCGGTCAGCACGACCGCGGCCCATCTGGAATGGGCCGGGCACTGGATCAATCTGCTCGACACGCCGGGACTGCCCGACCTGGTCGGGCGGGCATTGGTCGCGCTGCCTGCCGTGGAGACCGCTGCGGTGGTGATCAACGCCAGCGCCGGGGTCGAGGCGGTGACGCGGCGCGCGATGGCGGCTGCCGGCGACCGCTGCCGGATGATCATCGTCAACCGGATCGATGCCGCGGATTCCGGTCTGGGCAACCTGATGGGCTCGATCAACGAGGCCTTTGGCCCGGAGTGTCTTCCGATCAACCTGCCGTCTCCCGACGGCACGCGGGTGATCGACTGCTTCTTCCAGCCCGACCCTGAGGCCGCCACGGCCTTCTCCAGCGTGACCGAGGCGCACGACGCGATCGTCGACCAGGTCGTGGAACTCGACGAAGCGCTGATGGAACGTTACCTCGAGCAGGGGCAAAACCTGGATCCCGAGCAACTGCATGACCCGTTCGAGCAGGCGCTGCGGGAAGGGCACCTGGTGCCGGTCTGTTTCGTGTCAGCGCGCACCGGTGCCGGCATCCGCGAACTGCTGGATATCCTGGGCCGCCTGATGCCCGATCCGACCGAGGGCAATCCCCCGCACTTCGTCAAGGGCGAGGGCGCTGCGGCGCAACCGGTCGAAGTGCTGCCGGACCCCGATCGCCACGCAGTGGCCCATGTGTTCCAGGTCCAGAACGACCCGTTCCGCGGCCGGCTGGCATTGTTCCGCATCCACCAGGGGACGATCAGCCCGAACACGCAGCTGTTCATCGGCGACGCACGCAAGCCGTTCCGCGTTTCGCACCTGCTACGGCTGCAGGGGCGCGAACAGGTCGAAACCGCACGGGGGGTTCCAGGCGACATCTGCGCCGTCGCCCGGGTCGACGAAATCCACCGCGACGCGGTGCTACACGACTCCCACGACGAGGACCGGCATCACCTGGTGCCGCCGCAGTACCCGCGCCCGGTGTTCGGGCTGGCACTGCTGCCGCGCAAGCACGGCGACGAGCAAAAGTTGTCGGAAGCGCTGTCGCGGATGCTCGACGAGGATCCCTGCCTGGAGATCGCGTTCGAACCGCAGACGCGGCAGACCGTGGTCCGGGGCCTCGGCGAGCTGCACCTGAAGATCCTGCTCGAACAACTCGAGGGCCGCTGGAACCTACAGGTCGAGACTGCCACCCCGGCGGTGCCCTATCGCGAGGCGATTACCCGGCCCGCCGAAGCCCGATACCGGCACAAGAAGCAGAGCGGCGGCTCCGGTCAGTTCGGCGAGGTCGCGCTGCGTGTCGAACCCCTGCCCCGCGGTGCCGGCTACGAATTCCAGGACGAGGTCAAGGGCGGAGCGATCCCCGGGAACTTCATGCCGGCAGTGCAGAAGGGCGTGCAGCAGGCGCTGGATGAAGGCGCGCTGGCCGGTTTTCCGATACAGGATCTGCGCGTCACCGTGGTCGATGGCAAACACCACAGCGTGGACTCCAACGAAATCTCGTTCTCCACCGCTGCGCGTCAGGCGACGCTGGATGCGGTGCGGGCCGCGTCCCCGGTGGTGCTGGAACCGCTGGTGAACGTCACCGTGAAGGCCACCGAGGACCACTTCGGCGACGTCAGCGCGGAATTCGCCAGCCGGCGCGGCCGGGTAATCGGCACCGGCAGCCCGGCTCCGGGCTGGAGCGAGATCCATGCGCTGGTACCCCTGGCCGAGATGGAAGGCTTCGAGGCACGGCTGAAGTCGATCTGCGCCGGGGACAGCGAGTTCGTGATGTCGGCCGCCGACTATGAACCCGCCCCGCCCGACGTACAGGGGCGCCTGGCGAGCGCCTACGACGGGCGCACCGAGGTCCATTGACGCCCCGGGTGCGCGGCGCGGTGCCCCCAAGGACCGGGGCGCGCGCGTGCTGACGGGCGCGTCCCGCTGCTCCCTGCCGGAGCCGCAGATTCAGGCTGGCGGCGCGCGCCCGGGAACTTCGCCGTGAATCAGTGCCGTGAGCGCACGCAGATCGCGGATCGTGGGGTGCTCTGGGTCGCCCATTGGCCGGTGGTCGGCCTGGTCGCGCTGTAGATAAACCGCGCGCAGGCCGGCCGCACGCGCGCCAGCGACGTCCTCGGCGAACGAGTCTCCGACGTGCAAGGTATTGGCAGGCGCCACTCCCAGCCGCGCGACGGCTTCGTGGAAGATCCCGGCCCGCGGTTTCGCCGCGCCCACCTCGGCGGCGAAGACCACGGTGTCCACGCGCGGCTCCAGCCCGAGACCGCGGCAGACCGGAACCAGGCGTGCATCGAAGTTCGAGACGATCGCAAGCCGCAGGCCGGAACGGCGCAATCCCTGCAGTAACGCGTCGATCTCCGGGTATTTCTGCCAGGCTGAAGGCTCCGCGAAGCTTCGCCAGATCTCGTCGAAGAACGCGTCGAACGCGAGCGGACCCAACCCATCCATCACCCGCAGAACCAGACGCCTCCACCACGCCCGGTCTTCGGCATCGTTGCCGGCACGGTCACCCGGCCGATACCGCGGCGGAGCCAGCGCCGGGAAGACCTCGCGAAAACGCCGTTCGAGCAGATCCTCGAGGCCGTCGCGCGCCGGCAGCCCATGCGCGCGGGCGGCCGCCGCATAGACCGAACCGACCGGATCGCGCAGGCCGAACAGCGTCCCCGCGGCATCGAAGGTGACCGCCTGCAGCCGATCCCCGAGCGCGGGCATCATCGCGCTCCATCCGCGAGTGGTCGAGCCACGATCTGTTCTGCAGGGACCGGGCGCCCGAACAGGTAGCCCTGCCCGACTTCGCAGCCTTCACGCTGCAGAAACTCGCGCTGCTCCTCGCGTTCCACGCCTTCGGCCACGACCTCGAGGTCCAGACTGTGGCCCAGGCCAATGATCGCGCGCACGATGGCGTCGTCGTCGTGGCTCCGACCGACGTCCTGGACGAAGGCGTGGTCGACCTTCAGGCGATTCAGCGGCAGGTTCTTGATGTAGCGCAGCGACGAGTACCCGGTCCCGAAGTCGTCGACCGCGACACTGACACCCAGCTGCTGCAACGCGCGCAGGGTCTCGATGGCCCGGCCGGCCTCGCACATGATCATCGACTCGGTGACCTCGAGTTCCAGCCGTTCCGGCGCCAGCCCCGTCTCGCGCAGCACCTCCTGAACCAGCGGCACCAGCGCGGCACGCTCGAGTTCCTGCACCGAGAGGTTCACTGCAACGCGCGGGACAGCGCAGCCCAGGGCATCCCACTCCTGCATCTGGCGGCAGGCGGCACGCAACACCCATGCGCCGAGATCGCCGATGATCGCCATCTCCTCGGCGATCGGGATGAACCTGCCGGGCAGAATCAGGCCCTGCTCCGGGTGCTGCCAGCGAACCAGGGCCTCGACACCGGTCAGGCGCCGCGTGGCCAGGTGCACCTGCGGCTGGAAATGCAGCACCCATTCCTCGCGCGCCAGAGCGAGGCGCAGCGCGTTCTCCAGCGTGAGGCGTGCCATCACCTCTCGGGACATTTCTTCCTGGTAGAAGCAGTAGGTATTGCGGCCCTGGGACTTCGCCCGGTACATCGCCAGCTCGGCATTCTTCAGCAGCTGGTCGACCGTCTCACCGTCTGCCGGATGCAGCGCGATTCCGATGCTCGCGGTGATGAACAGTTGCTGACCATCGACCATCAGCCCCGTGCCAAGCAACCCCAGCAGTTTTCCTGCCACCCTGCCCGCGTGGCGCTTGCAGTCGTCCCCCTCCAGTACGAGCACGAATTCGTCGCCCCCCACCCGCGCGAGCGTGTCGCCGGCCCGCAGGTGCGTTTGCAGCCGGGTCGCCACCTGCTGCAGCAGTTGGTCGCCCAGGGAATGGCCCAGCGAATCGTTCAGGTTCTTGAAACGGTCCAGATCGATGTATAGCGCACTAACGCAGCCTGCCCGTCGGCCGGACCGTCGCATCGCGACCTCCAGCCGGTCGCGCAACAGCAACCGGTTGGGCAACCCGGTCAGCGCATCATGTTGAGACTGGAACTCGAGTTCTTCGGTCGAACGGCGGAGGCGGTCCTCGGTTTCGCGCAGGCGGGTGACATCGATGTCGATACAGTACAGCTCCGGTTCTCCAGCCGGATTGCGCAGCATCGCGTGGCTGGAGAACACGTTCACGGGCGTACCGTCCTTGCGCTGCAGCACCAGTTCCTCGCTGAAGCTGTCGAACCCTTCGCGAGCCCACTTGCTGACGCGCGCGATGACCTCAGGGCGCATCGCCGGCGGAACGACGAGGCGTTCCAGACGGCGCCCGAGCGCCTCCGAGCGCGTATACCCATACAGCTTCTCGCTGGCATGGTTCCAGTAGAGGACCCGGCGCCGCGTGTCGTAGATCTGCACGGCGATGCTGTCGATGTTTTCGAACAGCTGCCGGAACCGGGCCTCGCTGCGCTCGAGTGCCTGGGTCGCCACCCGCTGGCGGAGACGGTTGGCAAGCAGCATGCCCAGCGCCATCGTCGCGAGCGGGAAGATGACCGCGACGGGTACTCCGATCGCACGGACCACATCGACCGCAATCGGCCCGGGCAACGTGAACATCAGCGCCAGCATCACCGCGTGCACCACCACGCCCAGCAGGTAGAGCTCCCCCGCGCCGATCTCTGCAACCGGCCGCCGGCGCAGCTGGGCCCAGGCGATTCCGATCAGTCCCGATGCGACGATCACCGAAACGCCGGTCCAGGCCCCCGCGCCGCCCTGGATCAGGCGGTACGCGGCCGCGATGGCCATCGCGATGGCCGTGGGCAGCGCACCGAAGAACACCCCGGAGACGGCGAGCAGTACCGAGCGGGTATCGAAAACGATTCCGGGTTCCAGCACGAACGGCGTCGACATGATGCCGATGCCGATGACCCCGAGCACGAACCCCATCAATACCCGGACGCGCGCCTGATAGGAATCGAGGCCGCGGGGCAGCAGGGTCAGCACGACCACTAGCGCCAGCAGCAGCGCTGCATTTTGCAGCAGTGCAGTGACGATCGGCTGGCTCATCGATGGGCCGGCCGCAGTCCGTTCCGCCGCAGCAAAGGCTGGCACGATACCGGATCGAAGACCCTGGGATCACGGCATCGAGTCATCCGGGATCCGCTCGGTCAGCGAGAGTCGTTGGAACGCCCGCGTGGACCTTGCCGGACGGGCTGCTGCCCCGCCCCCTTTTCGCGCAGCATCCGCGGCGTGTTCTTGTCCGGATCGCTGAACAGGAAACGTCCCGCCAACACACAGCCCTTCATGCCGGGTTCGCACCGGCGGCCCGGAACCCGCTGGCACTCGCCACGGGCTTCGTGAGGGCAACCCCAGCCGCTCATGCCATCGCCTCCGGTCTCGAATGGGTACGAGGCCAATGTACCACAGGCCCAGGCCGCGCAAGCCGGTCGCAGACGGCGTGCGCGGCGCCGGGGCGCGTCAGGTTTCGGGGCGCAGGTGCGGAAACAGCAGCACGTCGCGGATCGACGGTGCGTCGGTAAGCAGCATCACCAGCCGGTCGATGCCGATGCCCTCGCCCGCGGTCGGCGGCAGGCCGTATTCCAGCGCACGGATGTAGTCGGCGTCGTAATGCATCGCCTCGAGGTCGCCGGCCTCCTTCTCGCTGACCTGGGTACGGAAACGCTCGGCCTGGTCTTCCGGGTCGTTCAACTCGGAGAACCCGTTCGCGATTTCGCGACCGCCGACGAAGAACTCGAAACGATCGGTCACGAACGGGTCCTGGTCGTTGCGGCGCGCCAGCGGCGAGACTTCGGTCGGATACGCGGTGATGAAGGTCGGATGGCGCAGCTTGGCCTCCACCGTCTTCTCGAACACCTCGATCCAGAGCTTGCCCAGGCCGTAGCCGGGCTTCAGCGGAATCCCGAGTCGTTCGCAGTGCATGCGCATCCGCTCCGCGTTCTCCAGATCACCGGCCGGGATGTCCGAATTGAATGCAAGAATCGCGTCGCGCACCGTCATGCGCGCGAACGGGCTGGCAAAATCGTGCACTTCTCCCTGGTAGCTGATCTGCGTGGTTCCCAGCACGTCCGCGCACAGCCCGCGCATCAACGCCTCGGTCCGATCCATCAGTTCATGGTGGGTCACGAACGCCTCGTAGAACTCGAGCATCGTGAACTCGGGGTTGTGCCGGGTCGAGAGCCCCTCGTTGCGGAAGTTGCGGTTGATCTCGAACACCTTCTCGAAGCCCCCGACCACCAACCGCTTCAGGTAGAGCTCCGGTGCGATGCGCAGGTACAGATCCATTCCCAGCGCGTTGTGATGCGTGGTGAACGGACGTGCGGTCGCACCACCCGGGATCGCCTGCATCATCGGCGTCTCGACCTCGAGAAACCCCTCGCCGGTGAAGTAGTCGCGGATGTATTCGATGATGCGCGTACGGGTGCGGAACAGCTCCCGGGTCTCGGGAGAGGTGATCAGATCGACGTAGCGCTGGCGGTACCGCGTTTCCTGGTCGGACAGGCCGTGGAACTTCTCGGGCAGCGGGCGCAGGCTCTTGGTCAGGAGCCGCAGTTCCTGCACCCGGATCGACAGTTCTCCGGTACGCGTCTTGAACAAGGTGCCGCGCGCGCCGAGCACGTCGCCGAGATCCCATTGCTTGAACGCGGCGTACCCGCCTTCGGGCAATGCGTCGCGCTGCACGAACAGCTGAATGTCGCCGGACTGGTCGCGCAGCGTCGCGAAGCTGGCCTTGCCCATCACCCGCTTGCCGATCATGCGCCCGGCCACCGCCACCTCGACCGCCGCCGCCTCGAGCATTTCCGGCTCTTCGGGGTCGTGGCGTGCGTGCAGATCGCCGGCGAGCGCGTTGCGCCGGAAATCGTTCGGAAACGCCGGACCCTCCGCCCGCAGCGCGGCCAGCTTGTCGCGGCGCTGCGCGATCAGCTTGTTCTCGTCCAGGCGGGCGTCGCCACCATCGCGCTGTGCATCCATCGCGGTCACAGCCCGCTCTTCAGGCTGGCCTCGATGAAGGGATCGAGGTCGCCGTCCAATACCGATTGCGTATTCCCCACTTCAACACCTGTTCGTAAGTCTTTGATTCTGGATTGATCCAGCACATAGGAGCGGATCTGGCTACCCCAGCCGATGTCGGATTTCGTCTCCTCCAACGCCTGCTTCTCGGCGTTGCGCTTCTGGATCTCCATCTCGTAGAGCTTGGCCTTCAGCTGCTTCATCGCCGTGTCCCGGTTCTTGTGCTGGGAGCGGTCGTTCTGACAGGCCACCACGATTCCCGAGGGCATGTGCGTGATCCGGATCGCCGACTCGGTGCGGTTCACGTGCTGGCCGCCTGCCCCGCTCGCGCGGTAGGTATCGACCTTCAGATCCGCCGGATTGATCTCGATCTCGATCGAATCGTCGATTTCCGGGGAAACGAAGACCGCTGCGAACGAGGTGTGGCGGCGGTTGCCGGAATCGTACGGCGACTTGCGCACCAGGCGGTGCACGCCGATCTCGGTGCGCAGCCAGCCGAACGCGTACTCGCCGTCGAACTTCACGGTCGCGCTCTTGATCCCGGCCACGTCGCCTTCGGAGAGTTCGATGATCTCGGTCCGGAAACCGCGGCGCTCACCCCAGCGCAGATACATGCGCAGCAGCATCTCGGCCCAGTCCTGCGCCTCGGTCCCGCCGGAACCCGCCTGGATGTCGAGAAACGCGTTCGCGGAGTCCATCTCCCCGGAGAACATGCGCCGGAATTCCAGCTCCTCGACCCGCCGGTTCAGCTGCTCGAGGTCGGTCGCGACCGCGTCGACCGTCGACGTATCGTCGTCCGCTTCGGCCAACTCCAGCAGGTCGTGGCTATCGCTGAGCTGCGCTTCTATCTCGCGGATATTGAGGACCACCGCCTCGAGCTGGGCACGCTCCCGCCCCAGCGCCTGGGCCCGCTCCGGGTCGTTCCAGATGGCGGGATCTTCCAGTTCGCGCAGCACTTCTTCCAGTCGTTCTTCGCGGTGGGCGAAGTCAAAGATACCCCCTAAGGCCTTCCAGGCGGCCCTTCAGGTCAGCGATGTTCGAGTAGTAGGGATTGAGTTCCATGGTCACATCCACAGGCAAAGCCGTGCATTATACCAGCCGAAGGCGCACGGAGAACTTTCTCGTTCTCCGGCGCCCACGACGTGTATCCTCAGACCCACCTGTGGCGGGGGACGACGCACCGAAATGCCCCGGAATGGCTGACCTGCACGCGTCGGGATGGCTGGGGTCAGTCCTTCGGAGGGCCCGTGATTCCGTAGATGGCCTGCACGCGCGTGTAGAATTCGGCGTCCCATCGACCGTGTTCCGGTGGACCGAGGCCGGACGCTTTCCAACCGCCAAACGGCGCCTCGGCATGCACCCCCGCTGGCGGACAATTGATCTTCAACAACCCGGCCCGCACTTCGGTCAGGAAGCGTTCCTGCAGGTGCGGGTCATCGCTGTAGAGCGTGGCCACCAGCCCCTG is a window from the Thioalkalivibrio paradoxus ARh 1 genome containing:
- the ygfZ gene encoding CAF17-like 4Fe-4S cluster assembly/insertion protein YgfZ; this encodes MREDWKKHLIDQGAEFDDGDHLRDFGNPERERSIAVNGSVLCDLSHRGLLEVRGQDARDFLQSQFGNDVREVTGTRSQLSSYSNPKGRAYAVMRVLLDRDAYLLETSAERAEAVRKRLTMFVMRAQVVIENAEDTRIRFGLSGPNAEEQLQQTLGAFPVEVNDVLTRGEVSAVRVPCMMHPRFEIFGEIDACKPLWNDLNVHCAPVGPESWRLLDILAGLPEIYPETSEAFVPQMINLHALNGISFKKGCYPGQEVVARMHYLGKLKRRMFRLAIEGQDRPQPGSPVFRAGGDPAQPDGTIVDAVLHPDGLWAALAVLQTPAAEQPLCWGNPTGPAAHVIPLPYPVPEGA
- the fusA gene encoding elongation factor G; translation: MTPSSVHDIRNVALLGHTGSGKTSLLEALLAAAGAIQNSGTVERGDTLSDQDPLEKSIGHSVSTTAAHLEWAGHWINLLDTPGLPDLVGRALVALPAVETAAVVINASAGVEAVTRRAMAAAGDRCRMIIVNRIDAADSGLGNLMGSINEAFGPECLPINLPSPDGTRVIDCFFQPDPEAATAFSSVTEAHDAIVDQVVELDEALMERYLEQGQNLDPEQLHDPFEQALREGHLVPVCFVSARTGAGIRELLDILGRLMPDPTEGNPPHFVKGEGAAAQPVEVLPDPDRHAVAHVFQVQNDPFRGRLALFRIHQGTISPNTQLFIGDARKPFRVSHLLRLQGREQVETARGVPGDICAVARVDEIHRDAVLHDSHDEDRHHLVPPQYPRPVFGLALLPRKHGDEQKLSEALSRMLDEDPCLEIAFEPQTRQTVVRGLGELHLKILLEQLEGRWNLQVETATPAVPYREAITRPAEARYRHKKQSGGSGQFGEVALRVEPLPRGAGYEFQDEVKGGAIPGNFMPAVQKGVQQALDEGALAGFPIQDLRVTVVDGKHHSVDSNEISFSTAARQATLDAVRAASPVVLEPLVNVTVKATEDHFGDVSAEFASRRGRVIGTGSPAPGWSEIHALVPLAEMEGFEARLKSICAGDSEFVMSAADYEPAPPDVQGRLASAYDGRTEVH
- a CDS encoding HAD-IA family hydrolase codes for the protein MMPALGDRLQAVTFDAAGTLFGLRDPVGSVYAAAARAHGLPARDGLEDLLERRFREVFPALAPPRYRPGDRAGNDAEDRAWWRRLVLRVMDGLGPLAFDAFFDEIWRSFAEPSAWQKYPEIDALLQGLRRSGLRLAIVSNFDARLVPVCRGLGLEPRVDTVVFAAEVGAAKPRAGIFHEAVARLGVAPANTLHVGDSFAEDVAGARAAGLRAVYLQRDQADHRPMGDPEHPTIRDLRALTALIHGEVPGRAPPA
- a CDS encoding putative bifunctional diguanylate cyclase/phosphodiesterase, which codes for MSQPIVTALLQNAALLLALVVVLTLLPRGLDSYQARVRVLMGFVLGVIGIGIMSTPFVLEPGIVFDTRSVLLAVSGVFFGALPTAIAMAIAAAYRLIQGGAGAWTGVSVIVASGLIGIAWAQLRRRPVAEIGAGELYLLGVVVHAVMLALMFTLPGPIAVDVVRAIGVPVAVIFPLATMALGMLLANRLRQRVATQALERSEARFRQLFENIDSIAVQIYDTRRRVLYWNHASEKLYGYTRSEALGRRLERLVVPPAMRPEVIARVSKWAREGFDSFSEELVLQRKDGTPVNVFSSHAMLRNPAGEPELYCIDIDVTRLRETEDRLRRSTEELEFQSQHDALTGLPNRLLLRDRLEVAMRRSGRRAGCVSALYIDLDRFKNLNDSLGHSLGDQLLQQVATRLQTHLRAGDTLARVGGDEFVLVLEGDDCKRHAGRVAGKLLGLLGTGLMVDGQQLFITASIGIALHPADGETVDQLLKNAELAMYRAKSQGRNTYCFYQEEMSREVMARLTLENALRLALAREEWVLHFQPQVHLATRRLTGVEALVRWQHPEQGLILPGRFIPIAEEMAIIGDLGAWVLRAACRQMQEWDALGCAVPRVAVNLSVQELERAALVPLVQEVLRETGLAPERLELEVTESMIMCEAGRAIETLRALQQLGVSVAVDDFGTGYSSLRYIKNLPLNRLKVDHAFVQDVGRSHDDDAIVRAIIGLGHSLDLEVVAEGVEREEQREFLQREGCEVGQGYLFGRPVPAEQIVARPLADGAR
- the lysS gene encoding lysine--tRNA ligase, with amino-acid sequence MDAQRDGGDARLDENKLIAQRRDKLAALRAEGPAFPNDFRRNALAGDLHARHDPEEPEMLEAAAVEVAVAGRMIGKRVMGKASFATLRDQSGDIQLFVQRDALPEGGYAAFKQWDLGDVLGARGTLFKTRTGELSIRVQELRLLTKSLRPLPEKFHGLSDQETRYRQRYVDLITSPETRELFRTRTRIIEYIRDYFTGEGFLEVETPMMQAIPGGATARPFTTHHNALGMDLYLRIAPELYLKRLVVGGFEKVFEINRNFRNEGLSTRHNPEFTMLEFYEAFVTHHELMDRTEALMRGLCADVLGTTQISYQGEVHDFASPFARMTVRDAILAFNSDIPAGDLENAERMRMHCERLGIPLKPGYGLGKLWIEVFEKTVEAKLRHPTFITAYPTEVSPLARRNDQDPFVTDRFEFFVGGREIANGFSELNDPEDQAERFRTQVSEKEAGDLEAMHYDADYIRALEYGLPPTAGEGIGIDRLVMLLTDAPSIRDVLLFPHLRPET
- the prfB gene encoding peptide chain release factor 2 (programmed frameshift), with the translated sequence MELNPYYSNIADLKGRLEGLRGYLDFAHREERLEEVLRELEDPAIWNDPERAQALGRERAQLEAVVLNIREIEAQLSDSHDLLELAEADDDTSTVDAVATDLEQLNRRVEELEFRRMFSGEMDSANAFLDIQAGSGGTEAQDWAEMLLRMYLRWGERRGFRTEIIELSEGDVAGIKSATVKFDGEYAFGWLRTEIGVHRLVRKSPYDSGNRRHTSFAAVFVSPEIDDSIEIEINPADLKVDTYRASGAGGQHVNRTESAIRITHMPSGIVVACQNDRSQHKNRDTAMKQLKAKLYEMEIQKRNAEKQALEETKSDIGWGSQIRSYVLDQSRIKDLRTGVEVGNTQSVLDGDLDPFIEASLKSGL